Genomic DNA from Veillonella criceti:
AATACGACCAACAAAAGGACTTACAAATGTTGCACCTGCACGAGCGGCTAATAAAGCTTGATTTACAGAGAAGATTAAGGTCACATTTGTTTTAATACCTTCTTTGCTAAGCACCGAAACTGCCTTTAACCCTTCTTCAGTCATTGGTACTTTAATAACTACATTGCTGCCTAATTTTACAAGCTCATGCGCTTCTTTAATCATTTCAGGCGCTGTAGTAGCAATAACTTCTGCACTGACTGGACCTTCTACTAATTCAGCAATTTGTTTAATTACTTCTTTTAAATCACGTTTTTCCTTAACAATTAAGGATGGATTGGTAGTTACCCCTGCAATAAAACCCATTTCATAGGCTGCTTTAATTTCATCAAAGTTGGCCGTATCAATAAAGATTTTCATAAGAGCTCCTTTTATTATAATACACACTATACTAATGTTAAATTAAGGCAAACTCATATTCTATAAACTTCAGTTTGCACTTACTTAACAACAGTTACTACTCGATGACGCATTCTATATTAGTCATTCAGTTTCTTATTTCACTGGCTTAATAACTTCTACGCCACCCATATATGGTTGTAACACCTTAGGAATACGTACAGAACCATCAGCTTCTTGGTTATTTTCCAAAATAGCCGCTACCGTACGCCCTACAGCTAAGCCAGACCCATTTAATGTATGAATAAATTCTGGTTTACCTTTAGCTTCACGGCGGAATTTAATATTACCACGGCGCGCTTGGAAGTCAGTCATATTCGAGCAAGAGGAAATTTCACGATAACAATCTTGAGCTGGCATCCATACTTCTACGTCATACGTTTTAGCCGAACCAAAACCAATATCCCCTGTGCAAAGGGTAATCACACGATGTGGTAATTCTAATAAACGAAGTACTTCTTCTGCATTATCAGTCAAAGATTCTAATTCCTGATATGAAGTTTCAGGAGTAGCAAATTTAACCATTTCTACTTTGTTAAACTGATGTTGGCGAATAAGACCACGAGTATCACGACCAGCCGAGCCTGCTTCCGCACGGAAACAAGCTGTGAAAGCGGTATAATATTTAGGTAATTCATCCATGTTCAAAATTTCACCACTATGGAAGTTTGTTAATGTAACTTCAGCAGTTGGAATTAAGAAGTATTCCGTATTTTCTACTTTGTACATATCTTCAGCAAATTTTGGTAATTGCCCTGTATTAGTCAAAGTTTGACGCGTTACCATATACGGAGTCATCATTTCAGTATATCCCTGTTTTTCGGTATGAAGGTCTAACATGAAATTAATTAACGCCCGTTCTAAACGAGCACCTAACCCTTTATAGAATGTAAAACGGGCTCCACTTTCTTTAGCCGCACGTTCCCAATCTAAAATATCAAGGCTTTCACCTAAATCCCAATGAGCTTGAATTGGGAAATCGAATTCACGCGGCTTACCCCAACGGCGCATTTCAGGATTATCGTTTTCATCAGCCCCAACAGGTACTGATGTATCACACATATTAGGTAACATAAGAGCAATATTCTGAAGGGCTGCTTCAGTCTCGCGCACTTTATTATCTAATTCAGAAATTTTATCGCCTACCTTTTGCATTTCGGCAATTTTATCATCAGCATTTTCTTTATTGCGCTTCAAAGCACTAATTTCAGCGGTAACACTATTGCGTTGTGCTTTTAACTGTTCTACTTCTTGAATTAATTCCTTGCGCAAATCATATAATTTCGCAAAATTCTCCAAATCCCCATTGGTATGGCGATTATCCAAGTTTTGTTGTACTGCTTCTAGGTTTTCTCGAACGAAACGTAAATCTAACATATCCATAACCTCTTACTAAAAAAAGTGTACCCCAAGGGCCCATGTATTATTAATTACACTTAATCATACCACATTTAGTTAATTTTTGCCATGCAAAAGGGCTGTTTTGCATGATAAAAAGGCTAGTAATGACAAATCCATTACTAGCCTCTTAGTATTTATTTATCAGTTGTTTCGCTATCTTCAGTATCAGATGGTTTTGCATCCAACTCAGGTTTCATAAGTGGGAACAACAATACATCACGAATCGAAGCGGAATCAGTCAAGAACATAACTAAACGGTCAATACCAATACCAAGACCAGCTGTTGGTGGTAAACCGTATTCCAAAGCGGCTACAAAGTCTTCATCCATACGATGTGCTTCATCATCACCAGCAGCACGTTCCTGTAATTGTTTTTCAAAACGTTGGCGTTGGTCGATTGGGTCATTTAACTCGGAATACCCATTAGCTAATTCACGGCCATAAATAAACGCTTCAAAACGTTCAGTAGTCAATGGCTTTTCGCGATTTTGTTTAGCAAGTGGGGAAATTTCCATTGGATGACCATATACGATTGTTGGTTCAATTAAGTTTTCTTCTACATAATCTTCGAAGCAAAGGTTAATAATTTTACCAATACCGTCACGATCTGTATATTCTACATTTAAACGATCCGCAATAGCACGCGCTTCTTCAATCGTTTCAATAGCATCAAAATCTTCACCAGTATATTTTTTAATCCCTTCTTGCATCGTCATTCGGTTCCAAGGTGGAGTTAAATCAATTTCAGTGCCTTGATAGTTAATTTTAGTAGTCCCCAGTACTTCTTGGGCACAGTATGCCACGATGTTTTCAGTCAATTCAATCGCATCTTCAAAATTGCCATAGGCCTGATAAGATTCCATCATGGTAAATTCAGGATTATGACGATTATCAATCCCTTCATTACGGAAAGAACGGTTAATTTCAAATACTCGTTCTAAACCACCAACGATGAGACGTTTTAAATGTAATTCTGGTGAAATACGCATGTAAATGTCAATATCTAATGCATTGTGATGGGTAATAAATGGACGGGCCGCTGCACCACCAGGAATCGCATGAAGCATTGGCGTTTCCACTTCCATAAAGTTATGTGCATTCATATATTGACGCATTTTAGCTACGATTTGCG
This window encodes:
- the serS gene encoding serine--tRNA ligase; the encoded protein is MLDLRFVRENLEAVQQNLDNRHTNGDLENFAKLYDLRKELIQEVEQLKAQRNSVTAEISALKRNKENADDKIAEMQKVGDKISELDNKVRETEAALQNIALMLPNMCDTSVPVGADENDNPEMRRWGKPREFDFPIQAHWDLGESLDILDWERAAKESGARFTFYKGLGARLERALINFMLDLHTEKQGYTEMMTPYMVTRQTLTNTGQLPKFAEDMYKVENTEYFLIPTAEVTLTNFHSGEILNMDELPKYYTAFTACFRAEAGSAGRDTRGLIRQHQFNKVEMVKFATPETSYQELESLTDNAEEVLRLLELPHRVITLCTGDIGFGSAKTYDVEVWMPAQDCYREISSCSNMTDFQARRGNIKFRREAKGKPEFIHTLNGSGLAVGRTVAAILENNQEADGSVRIPKVLQPYMGGVEVIKPVK
- the fsa gene encoding fructose-6-phosphate aldolase → MKIFIDTANFDEIKAAYEMGFIAGVTTNPSLIVKEKRDLKEVIKQIAELVEGPVSAEVIATTAPEMIKEAHELVKLGSNVVIKVPMTEEGLKAVSVLSKEGIKTNVTLIFSVNQALLAARAGATFVSPFVGRIDDMSMDGITLIEDIAEVFMVHDIKAEIIAASVRTPMHMTQCAKAGAHIATVPYKVLTASMKHPLTDAGLARFLADWEAANK
- the lysS gene encoding lysine--tRNA ligase is translated as MSEEKATTVQEQQQELNDQMLIRREKLAQYEADGVYPFGQRFVVQQHAATIKDNFRDFEDQPVTVAGRVMTIRSHGKTAFANIRDLSGDIQIYLRKDMLGEEAYKHVKMLDMGDIVGIEGHVFRTHMGEITIKVDKLTLLSKSLRPLPEKWHGLKDTELRYRQRYVDLIVNPEVRDTFVKRTQIVAKMRQYMNAHNFMEVETPMLHAIPGGAAARPFITHHNALDIDIYMRISPELHLKRLIVGGLERVFEINRSFRNEGIDNRHNPEFTMMESYQAYGNFEDAIELTENIVAYCAQEVLGTTKINYQGTEIDLTPPWNRMTMQEGIKKYTGEDFDAIETIEEARAIADRLNVEYTDRDGIGKIINLCFEDYVEENLIEPTIVYGHPMEISPLAKQNREKPLTTERFEAFIYGRELANGYSELNDPIDQRQRFEKQLQERAAGDDEAHRMDEDFVAALEYGLPPTAGLGIGIDRLVMFLTDSASIRDVLLFPLMKPELDAKPSDTEDSETTDK